CGGGAAGAGGGCGTGCTCCTGGAACATCAGGGCCGGCCGCCCGCCGGGGGTCTCGATGGACCCCTTCGACGGGCGGTCGAGTCCGGCCACCAGATTGAGCAGCGTCGACTTTCCGCACCCGGACGCTCCCAGGAGGGTGACGAACTCACCCGGAGCGACATCGAGCGTGATGTCGTCCAGCACGAGCTGGTGCCCCGTGGGTCCGGCGAAGGACTTCGAGACATGCGCGAGACGGGCTGCGTGCTCGACCGTCGTACGGTCCTCGGCCTTGGTGAGGGTAGGGGTCGCCATGGTCGTCACCTCCTGGGAATCCTTACGTCCTGCTGCGGATGGGCGGGCTACTTGACGCCGAGGCCGGCGTCGGCGACCTCGGGCAGTCCCTCGGCCTTGAGGATCTTGTTCAGCGGGCCCAGGTCGTAGATGCCCTGGAGGTTCGGCTCCTTGAGCAGACCGGACTTGACCGAGTGCCCGGCCTGCGTCTTGAGCGTCTCGGCCAGCGGGTCATCGGTGATCTCGATGGACTCCCAGGCCGGGTCGAGGATCTCCTTGGGCAGCGGCTTGCCGCTCAGGGTCTCCAGCGCCTTGTTGGCGGAAGCCTTGGCCTGGTCCGGGTTGGCGTTGATCCACTTGTTGGTGGAGACCGAACCCTTCAGCACCGCCTCGACCACGTCCGGGTGCTCGTCGAGGAACTTCTGCGACACGATGATGTTCGTGATCACGAACTTCTTGTCCGGCCACAGGTCCTTCTCGTCGAGGAGCACCTTCGCACCCTCGGAGACCAGCTTGGACGCCGTCGGCTCGGGAACCCAAGCCCCGTCCAGGTCACCGGACTTGTAGGCGTCCGGGGTCACCTTGTTGTCCGAGCGGACCACGGAGACATCGCCCTTGCCGCTCTGGGCGTCGACCTTCCAGCCCTTCTCGGAGATCCAGTTGAGGAAGGCCACGTCCTGGGTGTTGCCGAGCTGGGGGGTGGCGATCTTCTTGCCCTTGAGGTCGTCCAGGGTCTTGATCTTGTCCGGGTTGACGACCAGCTTCACCCCGCCGGAGGCCGAACCGGAGATGATCCGCAGTCCCTTGCCCTGGGACTTGCTGTACCCGTTGATGGAGGGGGAGGGGCCGATGAAGCCGATGTCGATGGAGCCGGCGTTCAGCGCCTCGATCTCGGACGGGCCCGCGTTGAAGGTCGTCGACTCGACCTTGGTGCCGCCCAGTTCCTTCTGGATGGTGCCTTCCTGGATACCGACCAGGGCGGTGGCGTGCGTGAGGTTCGGGAAGTACCCGATCTTCACGGTGTCGGAGGAGAGCTTCTTCCCTCCGGCGGAGACGTTCGTCCTGGCGTCGTCGTCCTTGGCCTCGGAGCCGTAGCCGCAGGCGGTGGCCGCCAGGGCGAGCAGCGGCAGGGCGGCGACGGCGGCGAGGCCGCGGCGAACGGTGGAACGCGGGGCAGGCACGGGAGGTTTTCCTCTCGTTGGCCCGGTCCCACGCCCCGCTGTCTGGTCAGGGGGGCGCGGCCGGGAGGTCGGCAGGTCTTCGGCGGTACGGGTGCGGGGGGTGCAGGGCGCGCGAGCGGTGCGCGTACGTCATCACGCACATCGCCCGACCCCGCCCTGGCCGCTGCCGAGGGCGCCGCTGCCCACGCGGCCGCCCTCCTTCGCGAAGGAGGAGAAGAAGTCGGTGGCCATCAGAAGTCCCATTCGGCGTCGTCGTCGGCCGCCACGACGGCTCCTTCGGCCGCCGCGAACGCGGCGCCCGCCATACCGGCGCTCAGCGTCGTCCCGTCCGCCGGGTCGATCAGCAGGAACGATCCGGTACGCCGGGAGTCCTCGTACGCGTCGAGCGCGAGCGGCTCGGCGGTGCGCACGACGACCCGCCCGATGTCGTTGGCGACCAGCTGCCCGGGGGCCGGGTGCTGGGACAGGTCGTCCAGGGTGAGCCGGGACGGGATGTCCTTGACGATCGCCTTGACGGTGCGGGTGGTGTGCTTGAGCAGCACGCGCTGGCCCACCGAGAGAGGCTGGTCGGCGACGTGGCAGACGGTCGCCTCGACGTCCTGGGTGACCGGCGGGGCGTCGTCGGCGGGGGCGATCAGGTCGCCGCGCGAGATGTCGATGTCGTCGGCCAGCCGGAGCGTCACCGACTGCGGGGCCCAGGCGATGTCGACGCTCTCGCCGAGCGCGTCGATGCCGGTGATCGTCGTCGTACGCCCCGAGGGGAGGACGGAGACGGACTCGCCGACCCGGAACACCCCGGCCGCGATCTGACCGGCGTACCCCCGGTAGTCGGGGTGCTCGGCGGACTGCGGGCGGATCACGTACTGCACGGGGAGGCGCGCGTGGCAGGCGGTGAGGTCGTGGCTGACCGGCACCGTCTCCAGGTGCTCCAGGACGGTCGGTCCGCCGTACCAGTCCATGTGCGCGGACGGCTCCACCACGTTGTCCCCGGCCAGCGCCGAGATCGGGATCGCGGTGATCTCCGGGACGCCGAGCGATGCGGCGTACGCGGTGAACTCCTCGGCTATCGCGGCGAACACGGGCTCCGCGTAGTCGACCAGGTCCATCTTGTTGACCGCCAGCACCACGTGCGGCACACGCAGCAGCGCGGCGACGGCGGCGTGCCGGCGGGTCTGCTCGACGACCCCGTTGCGGGCGTCGACGAGCACCACGGCCAGCTCCGCCGTGGAGGCGCCGGTCACCATGTTCCGGGTGTACTGCACATGGCCCGGGGTGTCGGCGAGGATGAACCGCCGCCGGGTGGTGGCGAAGTAGCGGTAGGCGACATCGATGGTGATGCCCTGCTCGCGCTCGGCCCGCAGCCCGTCGGTCAGCAGTGCCAGGTCCGGCGCCTCCTGCCCGCGGCCCCGTGACACCTGCTCGACGGCCTCCAACTGGTCGGTGAGGACCGACTTGGAGTCGTGCAGCAGCCGGCCCACCAGGGTGGACTTGCCGTCGTCGACGGACCCGGCGGTGGCGAAGCGCAGCAGGGTGGTGGCGCTCAACTGCTCAGCTGTGGTGGTCATTTAGAAGTACCCCTCGCGCTTGCGGTCTTCCATCGCGGCCTCGGACATCTTGTCGTCCGCGCGGGTCGCGCCCCGCTCGGTGAGCCGGGAGGCGGCGATCTCGGTGATCACGGCGTCCAGCGTGGTGGCGTCCGAGTCGACGGCTCCGGTGCAGGACATGTCGCCGACCGTTCGGTAGCGCACGAGCCGGGTCTCGGCGGCCTCGTGCTCCTTCGGCCCGCCCCAGTCACCCGCCGTCAGCCACATGCCGTTGCGGTTGAACACCTCGCGCTCGTGGGCGAAGTAGATCTCCGGCAGCTCGATGCCCTCACGCTCGATGTACTGCCAGACGTCCAGCTCGGTCCAGTTGGAGATCGGGAAGACCCGGACGTGCTCACCGGGGGCGTGCCGGCCGTTGTACAGCTGCCACAGCTCGGGCCGCTGACGGCGCGGGTCCCACTGGGAGAACTCGTCGCGCAGCGAGAACACCCGCTCCTTGGCGCGCGCCTTCTCCTCGTCGCGCCGCCCGCCGCCGAACACCGCGTCGAAGCGGTGCTGCTGGATCGCCTCGGTCAGCGGCACGGTCTGGAGCGGGTTGCGGGTGCCGTCGGGGCGCTCGCGGAGCTTCCCGGCGTCGATGTACTCCTGCACGGAGGCGACGTGCAGCCGCAGCCCGTGCTTCTCGACCGTACGGTCGCGGTAGTCGAGGACCTCGGGGAAGTTGTGCCCGGTGTCCACGTGCAGCAGCGCGAACGGCACCGGGGCGGGCGCGAACGCCTTGAGCGCCAGGTGCAGCATCACGATGGAGTCCTTGCCGCCGGAGAACAGGATCACCGGCCGCTCGAACTCGCCCGCCACCTCGCGGAAGACGTGGACCGCCTCGGACTCCAGGGAGTCCAGGTGGCTGAGCGCGTACGGGTTCGCTGTGCCCTCGGACACGGTGGTGGTGACGGCACTCACGCCAGGCCCCTCTCGGTGAGCAGCGCGTGAAGCGCCGCCGCTGACTCCTGCACGGTCTGCTGGTGCGACTCGATCCGCAGGTCGGGCGATTCGGGGGCCTCGTAGGGGTCGTCGACCCCGGTGAGCCCGCTGATCTCGCCGGCCGCCTGCTTGGCGTAAAGGCCCTTCACATCGCGTACGGAGCACACCTCGACGGGGGTCGCGACGTGCACCTCCAGGTAGGTGGTGGACTCGGTGGCGTGCCGCTTGCGGACGGCCTCGCGACTGTCGGCGAACGGAGCGATGACGGGGACCAGCACCTTCACGCCGTTGGCCGCGAGCAGTTCGGCGACGAAGCCGATCCGGGCCACGTTGGTGTGCCGGTCCTCGCGGGAGAAGCCGAGGCCCGCCGAGAGGAACTCGCGGATCTCGTCGCCGTCGAGCACCTCCACCTTGTGGCCCTCGGTCCGCAGCCGGCCCGCCAGTTCGTACGCGATGGTGGTCTTGCCCGCGCTCGGCAGACCGGTGAGCCAGATCGTGGCCCCCGTCTCCGTCACGCTCATCGAACTCTCCTGATCAGTCGTCATCAGCCGTGCAGCCCGCATTCGGTCTTGCCCCGTCCGGACCAGCGGCCGGCGCGTGCGTCCTCGCCCTCCAGCACCCGGCGGGTGCAGGGCGCGCAGCCGACCGAGGCGTAACCGTCCATCAGCAGCGGGTTGGTGAGCACCCCGTGCTCGGCGACGTAGGCGTCCACGTCCTCCTGGGTCCAGCGGGCGATGGGGGAGACCTTCACCTTGCGGCGCTTGGCGTCCCAGCCGACGACCGGGGTGTTCGCCCGGGTCGGCGACTCGTCACGGCGCAGGCCCGTCGCCCACGCGGCGTACGCGGTCAGACCGTCCTCCAACGGCTTCACCTTGCGCAGCGCGCAGCACAGGTCGGGGTCCCGGTCGTGCAGCTTCTCGCCGTACTCCGCGTCCTGCTCGGCGACCGTCTGCCGGGGGGTGATCGTGATGACGTTGACGTCCATCACCGCGTCCACCGCGTCCCGGGTGCCGATGGTCTCCGGGAAGTGGTAGCCGGTGTCCAGGAAGACCACGTCCACGCCCGGCAGCACCCGCGACGCCAGGTGCGCGACCACGGCGTCCTCCATCGAGGAGGTGACGCAGAAGCGCGGTCCGAAGGTGTCGGTCGTCCACTTCAGGATCTCGACGGCGGAGGCGTCCTCCAGCTCCCGTCCGGCCCGCTCGGCCAGCGCCCGGAGCTCCTCGTCGGTCAGCTCTCCGCTCAGCAGAGTGTCCGTCATATCGCTTCCCCTTCACCGTCGTTGCGCTGCACGCCCCGGGTCAGCAGACCCAGGAACTTCAGCTGGAACGCACGGTTGCAGGAAGCGCATTCCCAGGCGCCGTGACCGGTCTCGTTGGGGCGCAGGTCCTCGTCGCCGCAGTACGGGCAGTAGAACGGGGCGGCTCGTTCGCTCATGACAGCGACTCCGCACTGGCGCGTGCCGCCCAGGCCGCGAAGCGCTCGCCGTCCTCGCGCTCCTCCTGGAACCGGCCGAGCACCCGCTCGACGTAGTCCGGCAGTTCGGCCGACGTGACCTTCAGGCCGCGGACCTTGCGGCCGAACCCGGCCTCCAGGCCCAGCGCCCCGCCGAGGTGCACCTGGTAGCCCTCGACCTGCTCGCCGTTCTCGTCCAGCATCAGCTGGCCCTTGAGACCGATGTCGGCGACCTGGATCCGGGCGCAGGCGTTCGGGCAGCCGTTGATGTTGATGGTGATCGGGTGGTCGAACTCCGGTATGCGGCGCTCCAGTTCGTCGATGAGGGAGGCGCCGCGGGCCTTCGTCTCGACGATCGCCAGCTTGCAGAACTCGATGCCGGTGCAGGCCATCGTGCCGCGCCGGAACGGAGACGGCGTGACCTTGAGGTCCAGCGCCTCAAGACCGGCGACCAGGGAGTCGACCTGCTCCTCGGCCACGTCCAGCACGATCATCTTCTGCTCGGCGGTGGTCCGCACCCGGCCGGAACCGTGCGCGTCCGCCAGGTCGGCGATCTTGGCGAGCGTGGAGCCGTCGACCCGGCCCACCCGCGCGGCGAAGCCGACGTAGAAACGGCCGTCCTTCTGCCGGTGCACCCCGAGGTGGTCGCGCCAGGTCTGGGCGGGCTGCTCGGGCGCGGGCCCGTCGACCAGCTTCCGCTTCAGGTACTCGTCCTCCAGGATCTGGCGGAACTTCTCCGCGCCCCAGTCCGCGACCAGGAACTTCAGCCGGGCGCGGGTGCGCAGCCGCCGGTAGCCGTAGTCGCGGAAGATCCCGATGACCCCGCCGTACACGTCCGGCACCTCGTCCAGCGGCACCCAGGCGCCGAGCCGCACCCCGAGCTTGGGGTTGGTGGAGAGGCCGCCGCCGACCCAGAGGTCGAAGCCGGGGCCGTGCTCGGGGTGGTTCACGCCGACGAAGGCGACGTCGTTGATCTCGTGCGCCACGTCCAGGTGCGGGGAGCCGGAGACGGCGGACTTGAACTTTCGGGGCAGGTTGGAGAAGTCGGGGTTGCCGATGAACCGGCGCTGGATCTCGTCGATCGCGGGCGTACCGTCGATGATCTCGTTCTCGGCGATGCCCGCGACGGGGGAGCCGAGGATCACCCGGGGCGTGTCACCGCAGGCCTCGGTGGTGGACAGGCCCACCTCTTCGAGCCGCCGCCAGATCTCCGGCACGTCCTCGATGCGGATCCAGTGGTACTGCACGTTCTGCCGGTCGGTGAGGTCGGCGGTCCCGCGCGCGAACTCCTGCGAGATCTCGCCGACCACCCGCAGCTGCTGCGTGGTCAGTCGGCCGCCGTCGATCCGGACCCGCAGCATGAAGTACTCGTCGTCCAGCTCCTCCGGCTCCAGCACGGCCGTCTTGCCGCCGTCGATGCCGGGCTTGCGCTGGGTGTACAGCCCCCACCAGCGCATCCGTCCACGCAGGTCGTTCGGGTCGATGGACTCGAAGCCGCGCTTGGAGTAGATCGTCTCAATACGTGTCCGTACGTTGAGACCGTCGTCGTCCTTCTTGAACTGCTCGTTCCCGTTGAGCGGGGTGTGGTGGCCCACGGCCCACTGGCCCTCGCCACGGTGGCGTCCGGCCTTGCGGCGGGGCGTGGTGGTCGCAGGCTGTTCCGGGGTGGCGGCCATGACAATACGTCCTTCGGGACTGCGGGAGGGCGGCTCTGAGCGGCACACTCGCGCTGAGGCGCGGCGGTGCGCAGGTCGGTTCAGAGGGAAGAGAAGAGCGGCGGTGCTGGGGCTGTCAGCTCACCGGACAGATGGCGCTGGACATGCGGCCGAGGTCGACGTGGCGTCGACTCACCAAGGCAATTCCAGTTCCAGACATGACGGAAGCGTGTCACGCGCATCTCGGGGCAGTCCACCACTATCCGCTATGTGGACGGCTGGGTCTCGAAAGCTGGGACGATGTGGTGCCGGTCACGGTGCGCTCCATCGGCATTGCCGACAAATCGCTTGCGCAGGCCCGAAGAGGAGACGTGAAGAGGGGAGGCCAGGAGGGGGCGGTGGTGCCACCGCCCCCTCCGGTCTCCGGTCTGTCAGGAGGCGTAGGCCCCCGGCCACGGACCGGGCGTCGCCACCTCCGGCTCCACCTCGGTCTTCGTGTCGAAGAGCCGGAAGCCGCGGCGCAGGTAGTTGTCCATGGCGTGCGGCCCGTCCTTGGAGCAGGTGTGCAGCCACACCCGCTTCGTCGTCGGCCGCTCGGGCCAGCGCTCCGCCAGGTCCCAGGCGCGCGCCACGCCGCACGAGAGGAGATGACCGCCGATCCGCCGCCCTCGGAAGGCGGGGATCAGCCCGAAGTACATGATCTCGACCACGCCGTCGTCCTGCGGGTCCAGCTCGACGTACCCGGCCGGCGTCCCGTTCTCGTACGCCACCCAGGTCTCCGCGCCGGGCCGCCGCAGGGCCTCCTCCCACTGGGCGTACGTCATGCCCAGCCGGTCGGTCCACCGGATGTCGCCGCCCACCGCCGTGTAGAGGAACCGGCTGAACTCCGGCAGCACCACCTCGGACCGGACGACACGGACATCGCCCTCCGGGGCGGCGGCCGGGCGGAGGTCGGCGGGCGAGGTCTGCTCCAGGGACCAGACGGTCACCTCGGTGGTCGGCGCTGCGGGCTGCGGGATGTCGCTCATGACGGCCAGAGAACCATGGAGCCGCACGCCGGTGCACAGCGGCCCCGCCTCTCGCACGGGCTGCGGTGGGCCCGCCCGCGCGCCGCCCGCCCCCGTCTTCCGCTCCCCGGCCCCCCGACCGAGCCCCAGCGCCCCCCTCAGGTGGCCCGCGCCGCCCTGCGGGCCTCCGCCACCACCGGCGCCAGCGAGTGCGGCAGCAGATCCGCGCCGTGCTCCGGACGGATCACCTCCACCTCCACCCCGTCCCCGAAGCGGTACGGGCGGTGGGCCAGGACCTCCGCCAGATGACGCCGCAGCCGGGAGATCTCGGCCCGGACCGTCACCGTCCGGGTCGCGTCCCCGAAGATGTCCTGCGCCAGCTCCGAGGCCGTCCGCCCCTCCCGGTGCACCGCCAACGCGTACAGCAGCTCCGCGTGGCGCGGCGAGAGCGGCTGCTTCACGTTGCCCAGCGGCCCGGTCACATGCACGGCGAGCGCCCGGGGCCGGCTCAGGTCCAGCACCACCCGGCGCGGCGCCCCCCGCACCGTCCCGCCGTCGTCCACCTGCACCAGCCAGCCGCCCGGCAGCGGCTCGACCTGGCACATGCCGAGCGAGGGCAGCCACACCGGACCCGGCCGCAGCGACTTCGGCAGCGGCAGCCGGTCCACCGGAGGCATGCCGGTCACCGCAGCCAGCCGCCCGTACACGTCCACCGCCAGCGCCCGCCCCCCGATCCGGCACAGGATCGGCGCGGCCACCGCGCGCAGCCGCTCGATCTCCGCCAGGTGCCGGGTGCGGATCTCCCCCTCGGCGAGCCGGGCCACCGAGTCGACCAGGGCCAGGGTCGCCGGATGGAAGGTGGACGCGGGACCGCTGATGTCGACGATCCCGATCAGCCGCCCGTCGCGGGGATCCCGCACCGGGGCCGCCGCACAGGTCCAGCCGTGCAGCGCCCGGATGAAGTGCTCGGCGGAGTGCACCTGGACGGGGACCCGGGCGGCCAGCGCGGTCCCGATCGCGTTCGTCCCGGTCGCCGCCTCGGCCCAGGCCGCGCCTTCCTCCAGACAGATGTCGTGGGCCCGGCGCAGCACCCCCGTGTTGCCCTGCCGCCACAGCACCCGGCCCTCGGTGTCGGTCACCACCATGATCTGCTGCGCGGCGTCCGCGATCGAGGCCAGTCCCGCCCGCAGCAGCGGCATCAGTTCGCCGAGCGCCGTGCTGCGCCGCCGGTGCTCGATCTCGTCCGCCTCCAGCAGCTCGCTCTCCGGCGACTGGTCGGGGTCGATGCCGCTGCGCACCACCCGGTCCCAGGAGGCGTCGATCTCCGCCCGGGGCGCGACACCGGACGGCTCGCCCGCCAGCCGGGCCTCCCGTGCCCGATGGAGCAACCGGGTGGCCTGGCGGCCCGCCCTCTGGCGCGTCACCCGCTCCACCCCCGCCGAACCTGTCTCCGTCATGGTCCCCGTTCCCCCCGAACGCTTCCCGACCCCGGCCCATCCTGCCGCTCGCCCGGCAGGGCCGCCGAGCAGTCCACACAATGGTTGCAACCCTTTGCAACTCTGGCGGTGCCCTGCGGGTCCGTACGAGAGTGGCAGAGACGCTGAGCACCGGGCTTCCCGGGCGCCCGGTGTCGCATGAGCATGGAGGGTGGTGCCGTGTCGGCGCAGCACCACCCTCCGTCGCTTCCCCGCTGCCAGGCGGCTACGTAGCGGACGGCCGGGCCCGTGCCACCACCGAGGCCAGATCCAGGCTGTGCGGCAGCGTTCCGAACACCGCGCCCCCGTCCCCGCCGAGGCGCGACGCGCAGAACGCGTCGGCCACCTCCGGCGGAGCCCAGCGCACCAGCAGCGAACCCTGGAGCACCAGCGCGAACCTCTCCACCAGCCGCCGTGCCCGCGCCTCGATGCCGTCCAGGTCGGCCAGCTCCGTCAGCAGCGCCTTGATCGCCGCGTCCAGCCGGTGATCCGCCCCGCGCGCCCGCCCGACCTCCCGCAGGAACGCGTCGAGCGCCCGCGGCTCCCGCTGGAGCGCCCGCAGCACATCCAGCGCCTGGACGTTCCCCGAGCCCTCCCAGATCGAGTTGAGCGGCGCCTCGCGCAGCAGCCGGGGCATCCCCGACTCCTCGACGTACCCGTTGCCGCCCAGGCACTCCAGCGCCTCCCCGACCACGGCGGTGCAGCGCTTGGTGACCCAGAACTTCGCGGCGGGCAGCGCGAGCCGCAGGAACGCCCGCTCCTCCTCCGTGTCCGCGTCGTACGCCGCCGCCAGCCGCATCGCCAGCACCGTCGCCGCCTCCGACTCCAGGGCCAGGTCGGCCAGGACGTTGCGCATCAGGGGCTTGTCGATCAGCGGCCCGCCGAACGCGCCGCGGTACGCACTGTGATGGACCGCCTGGGCCACCGCCTGCCGCATCAGCCCGGCCGAACCCACCACGCAGTCGAGACGGGTGGCCGCCACCATCTCGATGATGGTGCGCACGCCGCGCCCCTCCTCGCCGACGAGACGGGCCCAGGTCCCGTCGAACTCGACCTCGGCGGACGCGTTGGACCGGTTGCCCAGCTTGTCCTTGAGCCGCTGGATCAGGAACACGTTGCGCGTGCCGTCCGGGAGCACACGCGGCAACAGGAAGCAGCTCAGCCCGCCCGGCGCCTGCGCCAGCACCAGGAAACCGTCCGACATCGGCGCCGAACAGAACCACTTGTGCCCGGTGAGCAGATACTCGCCCTCACCGGACAGCGGCTCGGCCCGGGTCGTGTTGGACCGCACGTCGGTGCCGCCCTGCTTCTCCGTCATGCCCATCCCGAAGAGCACCCCGGCCTTCTCGCGCGGATTCCGCAGCCCCTCCACGTACGTGTGCGAGGTCAGCAGCGGCTCCCACACGGCGGCCAGCGCCGGATCGGTGCGCAGCGCGGGCACCGCGGCATGCGTCATCGACAGCGGGCAGCCGTGCCCCGCCTCGGCCTGCGTCCAGACCAGGAACCCCGCCGCGCGCCGGACATGACCGGCCGGCCGGCCCCAGGCGTCCGTCAGCCCGGCGGACACGGCATGGCCCAGCAGCCGGTGCCAGGACGGATGGAACTCCACCTCGTCGACGCGATGCCCATAACGGTCATGGGTCCGCAGCACGGGCGGGTGCGCGTTCGCCCGCGCACCCCACTCCTGGGCCTGGGCGGAGCCGGCGGCCCGGCCGAGCTCGCCGAGTTCCTCCAGCGCCACGGGCAGGTTCCCGGGCTCGATGTGCCGCTCGACGGCCTCGGACAGGACCCGGTCGGTGGCGAAGACGTCGTGGCCGACCAGCGGCGGAACCTGATTGGTCACGGTGTGGGTGGTGGCTGCCATACGGATACGGTAAGGAGGTGCAGGCAGCAAATGAAACACCCGAGCGGCCGTCGGGCCGGCTCCACCGGGCGCGAGTGCTCTACCGCAACGTCTCCAAACGGCGCATGGCGTGGCACTTGCTGAAGGACACCGTCAACTCGTGCATCGAGTACCGCATTCTGGGCCTCGCGGCCGAGGCGGCGTTCTTCACCCTGCTCTCGCTGCCCCCGCTGCTGCTCGGCATGATCGGACTGCTCGGTTACGTCGACGAGTGGACGGCCACCACCACGGTCGCCTCCATCGAGCGCAACATCCTCTCCGCCTCCCAGACGGTGCTGTCCGAGCGCGGGGTCAACGACTTCGCCAAACCGCTGCTCGCCGACGTCACGACCGGGGCCCGCCCCGACGTCATCTCCCTCGGCTTCGCCATCGCCCTGTGGTCGGGCTCCCGCGCGGTGAACGTCTTCATCGACACCATCACCGTGATGTACGGCCTCGACGGCCACCGCGGCATCGTCAAGACCCGGCTGCTCGCCTTCCTGCTGTACGTCGTCGCCCTGCTGCTCGGCGCGGTGGTGCTGCCGCTGCTGGTCGTCGGCCCGGACCGGGTGGTCGAGTTCGTGCCGTGGGGCACCGAGGTCGTAGCCGTCCTGTACTGGCCGCTCGTCATACTGCTGACCATCGCGTTCCTCACGACGCTCTACCACGTGTCCGTGCCCGTCCGTTCGCCCTGGATCGAGGACGTTCCCGGGGCGCTGGTGGCGCTCGGCATGTGGGTTCTCGGCAGCTTCCTGCTCCGGATCTACCTGACCAGCACGGTCGAGGGCCCGACCATCTACGGCTCCTTGGCGGCGCCGATCGCCGTGCTGCTGTGGATCGGCATCTCCGCCTTCGCGGTCCTGGTCGGCGCCGCGGTCAACGCGGCCATCGACCGGGTGTGGCCCTCGCTCGCCACGGCCGCCGCCCGCGAGGCCACGGAACGCGTCAGGGCGGCGCAGGCCGCCGAGTTCGTCGCCCGTACCCGCTCGGCCGCCTACGAGGGCTCGGACGACGAGGATGACGAGGACGACGGCCCCGCCTACATGCCCTCAGAGTTCCCCGAGCGCTGGTCCCGTTTCCTGCCGCCCGACGACGTGAAGTCCCGGCTGCACGCGACCCGGGAGAAGGAGCCCAAGGACGCGAAGGAACCGAGGGAGTCCACCGAGGCCGAGGAACCGCCCACCCGCTGACCGCGCTAGCGTGGAGACATGCCCCGGCGACACCAGCGGTACCAGGAGCGGCCCTCCCGGCTGGACGGGGCCGTCGTCTGGACCCTGGACGTCCCGCCGGGCCCCGGGCGGCCCGCCCGGTCCGTGCTCCCCGACGGCTGTATGGACCTGATCTGGACCGCCGGCCGACTGGTCGTCGCCGGGCCCGACACCCACGCGTTCGAGGTCGACCCGCGCAACCGTGGCTCCTGCGCCGCGATCCGGTTCGCGCCCGGCACCGCCCCCGCTCTCCTCGGCGTACCGGCGCACGAAGTGCGCGACCATCGGGTCGACCTGGCCGCGCTCTGGCCCCGTACCGCCGTCGCGGCGCTCACCGAACGGATCGCCCGGTCCGCCGACCCCGCCGCCGCCCTGGAGGAGTTCGCGCTCGCCAGGTCCGCCGAGACCGGCCCGCCCGACCCGCTCACGGCGGCCGTCGCCGACGGCCTCCGGCGCGGCAGGAGCGTCGCGTCGACGGCCGCCGAGGTCGGCCTCGGCGCCCGCCAGCTGCACCGCCGCTCCCTGGCCGCCTTCGGTTACGGCCCGAAGACGCTGGCCCGGATCCTCCGCCTGCAACGCGCCCTGGCCCTGGTCCGCACCGGCCTGCCCTACGCCGAGGCGGCCGGCGCTGCGGGCTGCACCGACCAGGCGCACCTGGCCCGGGAGATGCGCGACCTGGCCGGGACGACCCTCGGGGCCTACTTCGCGGCAGGGGAGGCGGAGGCGAACAACGACACCCCGCACCCGTCCGGGTCCAGCACCACCGCGTAGCGCTGCCCCCACTCCGCGTCCCACGGCTTGAGGTGCCCGGTGTACCCGGCACCGACCAGCTCCGCGTACAACGCGTCCACCTCCGCCGGACTGTCGCAGACGAACGCCAGCGCGACCCGCTCACCGCCGCCCGCAGGACGCTGCCACTCCGGGTCGAACGAGGTGATGACCTCCTCCGTGTCCCACAGCAGCCGCTGCCCGCCCGGCAGGGTCACTTCGACATGGGGCGCGGACTCCGCCCCGTCGGGGATGTCGAGCCCGAGCCGCCGGTAGAAGGCGAGCGAGGCCGCGAGGTCGGAGGTGATGATGCTGATGGCGTCGAGTCGTGGAGTCATGCCCCGACCGTATGCACGCGGCCCCGCGGCAGTCTTGTACGAATCGGTCACCCCGGGGCTCATCCCAGGCAGTCCGCCGGCGACGTCCCCGGATCGGTCACGGCCAGCCCGAGGGCGGCCCGCTCCGTGATCCACCGCGTCGGGCGGTGGCGCGGGTCGCCCGTCGACGTGTGCAGCGCCCGCTGGAGCG
This sequence is a window from Streptomyces parvus. Protein-coding genes within it:
- a CDS encoding aliphatic sulfonate ABC transporter substrate-binding protein gives rise to the protein MPAPRSTVRRGLAAVAALPLLALAATACGYGSEAKDDDARTNVSAGGKKLSSDTVKIGYFPNLTHATALVGIQEGTIQKELGGTKVESTTFNAGPSEIEALNAGSIDIGFIGPSPSINGYSKSQGKGLRIISGSASGGVKLVVNPDKIKTLDDLKGKKIATPQLGNTQDVAFLNWISEKGWKVDAQSGKGDVSVVRSDNKVTPDAYKSGDLDGAWVPEPTASKLVSEGAKVLLDEKDLWPDKKFVITNIIVSQKFLDEHPDVVEAVLKGSVSTNKWINANPDQAKASANKALETLSGKPLPKEILDPAWESIEITDDPLAETLKTQAGHSVKSGLLKEPNLQGIYDLGPLNKILKAEGLPEVADAGLGVK
- a CDS encoding sulfate adenylyltransferase subunit 1 — encoded protein: MTTTAEQLSATTLLRFATAGSVDDGKSTLVGRLLHDSKSVLTDQLEAVEQVSRGRGQEAPDLALLTDGLRAEREQGITIDVAYRYFATTRRRFILADTPGHVQYTRNMVTGASTAELAVVLVDARNGVVEQTRRHAAVAALLRVPHVVLAVNKMDLVDYAEPVFAAIAEEFTAYAASLGVPEITAIPISALAGDNVVEPSAHMDWYGGPTVLEHLETVPVSHDLTACHARLPVQYVIRPQSAEHPDYRGYAGQIAAGVFRVGESVSVLPSGRTTTITGIDALGESVDIAWAPQSVTLRLADDIDISRGDLIAPADDAPPVTQDVEATVCHVADQPLSVGQRVLLKHTTRTVKAIVKDIPSRLTLDDLSQHPAPGQLVANDIGRVVVRTAEPLALDAYEDSRRTGSFLLIDPADGTTLSAGMAGAAFAAAEGAVVAADDDAEWDF
- the cysD gene encoding sulfate adenylyltransferase subunit CysD; protein product: MSAVTTTVSEGTANPYALSHLDSLESEAVHVFREVAGEFERPVILFSGGKDSIVMLHLALKAFAPAPVPFALLHVDTGHNFPEVLDYRDRTVEKHGLRLHVASVQEYIDAGKLRERPDGTRNPLQTVPLTEAIQQHRFDAVFGGGRRDEEKARAKERVFSLRDEFSQWDPRRQRPELWQLYNGRHAPGEHVRVFPISNWTELDVWQYIEREGIELPEIYFAHEREVFNRNGMWLTAGDWGGPKEHEAAETRLVRYRTVGDMSCTGAVDSDATTLDAVITEIAASRLTERGATRADDKMSEAAMEDRKREGYF
- the cysC gene encoding adenylyl-sulfate kinase; the encoded protein is MTTDQESSMSVTETGATIWLTGLPSAGKTTIAYELAGRLRTEGHKVEVLDGDEIREFLSAGLGFSREDRHTNVARIGFVAELLAANGVKVLVPVIAPFADSREAVRKRHATESTTYLEVHVATPVEVCSVRDVKGLYAKQAAGEISGLTGVDDPYEAPESPDLRIESHQQTVQESAAALHALLTERGLA
- a CDS encoding phosphoadenylyl-sulfate reductase, producing the protein MTDTLLSGELTDEELRALAERAGRELEDASAVEILKWTTDTFGPRFCVTSSMEDAVVAHLASRVLPGVDVVFLDTGYHFPETIGTRDAVDAVMDVNVITITPRQTVAEQDAEYGEKLHDRDPDLCCALRKVKPLEDGLTAYAAWATGLRRDESPTRANTPVVGWDAKRRKVKVSPIARWTQEDVDAYVAEHGVLTNPLLMDGYASVGCAPCTRRVLEGEDARAGRWSGRGKTECGLHG